A single window of Pseudoalteromonas ulvae UL12 DNA harbors:
- a CDS encoding S9 family peptidase produces MAKILPFSLTVLSLALLSACSDKAPTQTVTQNEQTAVVASSAQQVVAPIAKKVPFEMEVHGDKRIDDYYWMRDDKRENPEILAHLEAENNYTNAQLAHTEKLQADLFEELKARIKKNDDSVPVKKGQYFYSTEMRGDNEYPIYVRSSDVKGSNKEVLLDVNELAKDHAYYQISGLDVSPSGQLMAYGEDKVSRRVYTLRFQDLTSKAMLPDVLEGTEGDVVWANDNKTVYYIKKDPQTLLGYQVFRHTLGTAQSEDQLVYEETDNSYYTGIGKSKDGSVIYISHGSTESSGISVIDANNPKAMPQRLIPREKGLEYEASKLGDYYYITTNWDAVNFRLMKVHQDQLGDKANWQEVIPHRADIKLEGITLFNNHLVYQEREKGQTSIKVRDLTTQKEQSLSFNDPVFATYMYGNSELDNPSLRVYYTSLTTPGTHYDIDLVNGEKNQLKQQEVLGDFNADNYASERIFIKARDGVEVPVSLVYRKDKFKQDGTNPLYQYGYGSYGATMEPRFSSTRLSLLDRGFVYAIAHIRGSQMLGRPWYDDGKKLTKQNTFNDFIDVTKALTSQGYASKDQVFAVGGSAGGLLMGAVINQAPELYKGVAAHVPFVDVVTTMLDESIPLTTNEYDEWGNPNDKTYYDYMLSYSPYDQVKKQAYPNLLVTTGLHDSQVQYFEPAKWVAKLREHKTDNNKLLFKVDMEAGHGGASGRFKGLKDSALEYAFILDLAGKNTL; encoded by the coding sequence ATGGCAAAAATTCTACCTTTTTCACTCACAGTTCTTTCTTTAGCGTTACTCAGTGCGTGCTCTGATAAAGCGCCTACTCAAACCGTGACACAAAACGAGCAAACAGCAGTTGTTGCATCAAGTGCTCAACAAGTCGTTGCGCCGATTGCAAAAAAAGTCCCATTTGAAATGGAAGTACACGGTGATAAACGTATTGATGATTACTACTGGATGCGTGATGATAAACGCGAAAACCCAGAGATTTTGGCTCACTTAGAAGCAGAAAATAACTACACCAATGCTCAGCTTGCTCATACAGAAAAACTACAAGCGGATTTATTTGAAGAGTTAAAAGCGCGTATCAAGAAAAATGATGACTCAGTGCCAGTTAAAAAAGGCCAATATTTTTACTCAACTGAAATGCGCGGTGATAATGAATACCCCATTTATGTGCGCAGCTCGGATGTGAAAGGCAGCAATAAAGAAGTTTTACTCGATGTGAATGAGCTGGCAAAAGATCATGCTTATTATCAAATATCTGGTTTAGATGTGAGTCCAAGCGGGCAGTTGATGGCCTATGGCGAAGATAAAGTCAGTCGCCGTGTTTATACGCTTAGGTTTCAAGATTTAACCTCAAAGGCAATGCTACCAGATGTACTGGAAGGTACTGAAGGTGATGTAGTTTGGGCAAACGATAATAAAACGGTTTATTACATTAAAAAAGACCCTCAAACGTTACTGGGTTATCAAGTGTTTCGTCATACATTAGGCACGGCGCAAAGTGAAGATCAATTAGTCTATGAAGAAACAGACAATAGCTACTACACCGGTATTGGTAAAAGCAAAGATGGCAGCGTAATTTATATCAGCCATGGCAGTACTGAATCATCAGGCATCTCAGTGATTGATGCCAATAACCCCAAAGCCATGCCACAGCGCTTAATTCCACGTGAAAAAGGTTTAGAGTATGAAGCCTCAAAATTGGGTGATTATTACTACATCACTACCAATTGGGATGCGGTGAATTTTCGCCTAATGAAAGTGCATCAAGATCAGCTAGGCGATAAAGCCAACTGGCAAGAAGTGATCCCACATCGTGCCGATATTAAGCTTGAAGGGATTACACTTTTTAATAATCACTTAGTGTATCAAGAGCGAGAAAAAGGCCAAACCAGCATTAAAGTGCGTGATTTGACTACACAAAAAGAGCAGAGCTTATCGTTCAATGATCCAGTTTTTGCTACGTACATGTACGGTAATTCGGAACTGGATAACCCGTCATTGCGCGTGTATTACACCAGCTTGACGACCCCAGGCACGCATTACGATATTGATTTAGTAAACGGTGAAAAAAATCAGCTCAAACAGCAAGAGGTTTTGGGTGATTTTAATGCTGACAACTATGCATCAGAGCGTATTTTTATTAAAGCGCGTGATGGGGTGGAAGTGCCAGTCTCATTGGTTTACCGCAAAGATAAGTTTAAACAAGATGGCACTAACCCGCTGTACCAATATGGCTATGGTTCGTATGGCGCAACTATGGAGCCGAGATTTTCAAGTACGCGTTTGAGCTTACTTGATCGTGGTTTTGTTTATGCGATAGCCCATATTCGTGGTTCACAAATGCTCGGTCGCCCTTGGTATGATGATGGTAAAAAGCTTACCAAGCAAAATACCTTTAATGACTTTATTGATGTCACCAAAGCCCTGACATCGCAAGGTTACGCAAGCAAAGATCAAGTTTTTGCTGTGGGTGGCAGTGCGGGAGGTTTGCTAATGGGCGCGGTGATCAATCAAGCGCCAGAATTATATAAAGGTGTGGCGGCTCATGTGCCATTTGTTGATGTGGTGACCACTATGTTGGATGAAAGTATTCCGCTAACGACCAATGAATATGATGAGTGGGGTAATCCTAATGATAAAACTTATTACGATTACATGCTGTCATACTCTCCTTACGATCAAGTAAAGAAACAAGCTTATCCAAACTTGCTTGTGACAACAGGCTTACACGATTCACAGGTGCAATACTTTGAGCCTGCAAAATGGGTCGCAAAGCTGCGTGAGCATAAAACGGATAACAATAAACTCTTGTTTAAAGTGGATATGGAGGCCGGTCACGGTGGTGCATCAGGCCGTTTTAAAGGCTTAAAAGATAGCGCGTTAGAGTATGCGTTTATTCTTGATTTAGCTGGGAAAAACACGCTTTAA
- a CDS encoding sensor histidine kinase, with translation MLNRLSLYQKLAASLFLIFSAVIVLIVSWSQTLEQVSQHQAQQKLHLQLAEHLVVDNPLLKEGVYDYNALENLFHTLMLLGPAFEFYFVDPSGEILTYSAPKGKVTRKKVDLVPLLALIEHNNKLPIYGQDPRNLDKEKIFSVAPVYSHENQQQKHLQGYLYIIIGGEAYDTIFSRIQSSDALMITAMWFSAGLVFLLLLLLAIFRTFTQPIQSLATQLKKIEAAQFDLTQVKLTPWPNNTHNEIHQLGRSVNQMLVRIDSQLKQLKHNDAQRRELLAHLSHDLRTPLASLQGYLELLNQAMPEDACVQQADYLAISLNNAKQLKNLIDQIFELAHLESGQVAINNERFNLGELMYDCLAKFALKAEQAGVTLKVEPHICDFMVLSDIAKLERVLSNLIDNALRHTPSGGSITLRVIPQGQKIKLQVCDTGTGIKAEEIDYIFDARYRASNAQGCKKTHGGLGLAICKQLLKLLHSDIQVYSQLGKGTQFEMLLMKS, from the coding sequence ATGTTAAATCGTCTTTCCTTATATCAAAAACTCGCCGCTTCATTGTTTTTAATATTCAGTGCCGTCATTGTATTAATTGTTAGCTGGAGCCAAACCCTCGAGCAAGTCTCGCAGCATCAAGCCCAGCAAAAGCTTCATTTGCAACTAGCTGAGCATTTAGTCGTTGATAACCCATTACTAAAAGAGGGGGTATACGATTACAATGCTCTGGAAAATTTGTTTCATACCTTAATGCTGCTTGGCCCTGCCTTTGAGTTTTATTTTGTCGACCCGAGCGGTGAGATCCTGACTTATTCTGCGCCAAAAGGAAAAGTAACCCGCAAAAAGGTCGATTTAGTGCCCTTACTGGCACTCATCGAGCATAACAACAAGCTTCCCATTTATGGCCAAGATCCACGCAACTTAGATAAAGAAAAGATTTTTTCAGTGGCTCCTGTTTATAGTCATGAAAATCAACAACAAAAGCACCTGCAAGGCTATCTATACATTATTATTGGCGGCGAAGCCTATGACACTATTTTTAGCCGCATTCAATCCAGCGATGCCCTGATGATCACTGCAATGTGGTTTTCTGCGGGTCTTGTATTTTTACTTTTGCTGCTTTTAGCCATCTTTCGCACATTCACTCAGCCCATTCAATCACTGGCTACACAACTGAAAAAAATCGAAGCTGCGCAATTTGATTTAACACAAGTTAAGTTAACGCCGTGGCCAAACAACACTCATAATGAAATTCATCAACTTGGCCGCAGCGTCAATCAAATGCTTGTTCGCATTGATAGTCAGTTAAAACAGCTTAAGCACAACGATGCCCAGCGCCGAGAACTACTGGCACATTTATCTCATGACTTACGCACGCCACTGGCCTCACTGCAAGGGTATTTAGAGCTGCTAAATCAAGCCATGCCAGAAGATGCCTGCGTACAACAGGCGGATTATTTAGCTATCAGCCTCAATAATGCCAAGCAACTCAAAAACTTAATTGATCAAATCTTTGAATTGGCGCACCTTGAGTCAGGTCAAGTAGCTATCAATAACGAACGCTTTAACCTCGGTGAGCTCATGTACGATTGCCTGGCTAAATTTGCCCTCAAAGCGGAACAAGCGGGTGTGACGCTAAAAGTGGAACCACATATTTGTGATTTTATGGTTTTAAGTGATATTGCCAAATTAGAACGCGTTTTGAGTAATCTAATTGACAACGCCCTTCGCCATACCCCATCAGGCGGTAGCATCACGCTCAGAGTGATCCCGCAAGGGCAAAAAATCAAACTACAAGTTTGTGATACTGGCACAGGCATCAAAGCAGAAGAAATCGATTATATTTTTGACGCCCGCTATCGCGCCAGCAACGCACAAGGGTGCAAAAAAACACATGGCGGCTTAGGTCTCGCCATTTGTAAGCAATTACTTAAATTGCTGCACAGCGATATTCAGGTGTATAGCCAATTAGGTAAAGGCACACAGTTTGAAATGCTCTTGATGAAAAGTTAA
- a CDS encoding response regulator transcription factor, which translates to MKDQILVVEDDRDIARLLQMHLQELSLESHHVGSAELALQQLEKHTYSLILLDIMLPQMDGLTLCRKLKDRSPETSIVLLTSRSSDMDRVLGLEMGADDYICKPFNTRELQARVKAQLRHVHLLRNKHQAADIAKIIEFGPLIINQQSHDVFIYQETLSLTSTEFDLLNFFASHPNQVFSRTHLLDSVWGYQHSGYEHTVNSHINRLRAKLEPYQLDNLIETVWGVGYKLSPTSLTNLS; encoded by the coding sequence ATGAAAGATCAAATTTTAGTGGTAGAAGATGACCGCGATATCGCAAGGTTGCTACAAATGCATTTACAAGAGCTATCCCTAGAAAGTCATCACGTCGGCAGCGCTGAATTAGCCTTACAACAGTTAGAAAAACACACCTATTCCCTCATTTTACTCGATATCATGCTACCGCAAATGGATGGCTTAACTTTATGCCGCAAACTCAAAGATCGCAGCCCCGAAACAAGTATTGTTTTATTGACTTCACGTAGCTCAGATATGGATCGGGTGCTTGGGCTTGAAATGGGCGCTGATGACTATATTTGTAAACCGTTTAACACCAGAGAATTGCAAGCTCGAGTCAAAGCGCAACTTCGCCATGTTCATTTATTGCGTAATAAACATCAGGCTGCAGACATAGCTAAAATCATCGAGTTTGGCCCTTTAATCATCAACCAGCAATCTCACGATGTCTTCATTTACCAAGAAACGCTCAGTTTAACGTCAACTGAATTTGATTTATTGAATTTTTTTGCATCACATCCCAATCAAGTTTTTAGTCGCACCCATTTACTCGATTCGGTGTGGGGATATCAGCACAGTGGCTACGAACATACAGTCAATTCTCACATTAATCGACTTCGCGCTAAGCTCGAACCTTATCAGCTTGATAACCTTATCGAAACAGTGTGGGGAGTGGGCTATAAACTGAGCCCAACCTCACTGACAAATTTAAGTTAA
- a CDS encoding spondin domain-containing protein has protein sequence MNTFKKLSLPVLLISLYGCGSDNDPKMVEVVTPPPPPPAMTYSFAVSVTNLTHAQPLSPIGLALHQEGQFWQTGQSASVALETMAESGDNSALLAQDIVLASASDSAPLMPGNQIELMLDTTQLENIKLSLVTMMVNTNDGFSGLNAIDVSQLAVGDLLSFRTVAYDAGTETNSEMAGTIPGPADGGEGFNSEREDRDFVRLHSGVVGIDDGLSSSVLNSDHKFDNPLMAITITRMQ, from the coding sequence ATGAATACGTTCAAAAAGCTATCTTTACCAGTGTTACTGATCAGTTTATATGGGTGTGGTAGTGATAATGACCCTAAAATGGTCGAAGTAGTGACGCCACCACCTCCCCCTCCAGCAATGACATACAGTTTTGCTGTATCGGTTACTAACTTGACCCATGCTCAGCCGCTATCACCAATTGGATTAGCGCTGCATCAAGAAGGTCAGTTCTGGCAAACAGGTCAAAGCGCCTCTGTGGCGTTGGAAACGATGGCAGAGTCAGGTGATAACTCAGCACTTCTTGCACAAGATATCGTACTGGCTTCAGCGAGTGACTCAGCCCCACTTATGCCGGGTAATCAGATCGAGCTAATGCTCGATACCACGCAGCTCGAAAATATAAAATTGAGTTTAGTCACTATGATGGTGAATACGAATGATGGTTTCTCCGGTCTTAATGCTATAGATGTATCCCAGTTAGCGGTCGGCGATTTACTCTCATTTCGAACTGTAGCCTATGATGCTGGTACTGAAACTAACTCAGAAATGGCAGGCACCATCCCAGGCCCAGCCGATGGTGGCGAAGGCTTTAACAGCGAAAGAGAAGATCGGGACTTTGTGCGCTTACACTCTGGTGTGGTTGGTATTGATGACGGTTTGAGTTCATCTGTTTTGAATTCAGATCATAAATTTGACAACCCTCTGATGGCGATCACCATAACTCGGATGCAATAA
- a CDS encoding spondin domain-containing protein — MKVSTLFAASLIALGSQHAHAASLDVKITNLTQGIYFTPILIAAHNADSHLFMSGMAASPELQTMAEGGNIAGLSGIIDAVSGNKVENPASGLLAPAQSTMAMLDTTDGNQYLSITAMMLPTNDGFVGLDSWMIPTTPGSYDIYLNAYDAGTEANNELIIEGSGAPGTPGIPAAPGMGAGMNGTGVTNSETNQTIHIHRGSLGDDDMEGGKSDLNNTVHRWLNPVAKVTVTVK, encoded by the coding sequence ATGAAGGTCTCGACATTATTCGCTGCGAGCTTAATTGCTTTAGGTAGTCAACATGCTCACGCGGCATCACTGGATGTCAAAATCACCAATTTGACACAAGGCATCTATTTCACACCTATATTAATTGCAGCCCACAATGCTGACAGCCACTTGTTTATGTCTGGAATGGCCGCATCACCTGAGCTACAAACTATGGCAGAAGGCGGCAACATTGCTGGCTTATCGGGTATTATCGACGCAGTATCTGGTAACAAAGTAGAAAACCCGGCAAGTGGTTTACTTGCACCAGCACAATCAACCATGGCGATGCTTGACACTACAGATGGCAATCAATATTTATCAATTACGGCCATGATGCTTCCCACCAACGACGGCTTTGTGGGCCTTGATAGTTGGATGATCCCAACTACGCCGGGCAGCTACGATATCTATTTAAATGCTTATGATGCAGGCACAGAAGCCAATAATGAGTTGATTATTGAAGGCTCTGGTGCACCAGGTACTCCAGGTATCCCAGCCGCTCCAGGAATGGGCGCAGGTATGAATGGTACGGGCGTTACAAACAGTGAAACAAATCAAACTATTCATATTCACCGCGGCAGTTTAGGCGACGATGATATGGAAGGCGGTAAAAGTGACCTGAATAACACAGTGCACAGATGGTTAAACCCCGTTGCAAAAGTGACCGTGACGGTTAAATAG
- a CDS encoding TlpA family protein disulfide reductase, giving the protein MNQLDTPIKSPVLFDKSNNNNQKRTPEMKLMMILLAGLTLTACSQIPSTLPANNPQYQTYVNAGDSFEQRTFVSISDENIDLNTIEKRKLIVYFATWCHDSQRTMSQIMSSPLASDKHLQIIGIGREENVENLKKFQQDYQLNFPLVSDQDRHYYNQVANAGIPRLILLDEANQVVKTVIGEMPNAIDHLVW; this is encoded by the coding sequence ATGAATCAACTAGACACTCCCATCAAAAGCCCTGTACTCTTTGATAAATCCAATAATAACAACCAAAAGCGAACGCCAGAAATGAAATTAATGATGATATTACTCGCAGGATTAACCTTAACAGCATGCAGTCAAATTCCCAGCACACTCCCTGCCAATAACCCTCAATACCAGACCTATGTGAACGCTGGAGACTCATTCGAGCAGCGTACTTTTGTCAGTATTTCTGATGAGAATATCGATTTAAACACCATTGAAAAACGCAAATTAATCGTATATTTTGCCACTTGGTGTCATGACTCACAGCGGACAATGAGTCAGATTATGAGCTCACCTTTAGCAAGCGATAAGCATTTACAAATTATCGGCATTGGCCGTGAAGAAAACGTTGAAAACCTGAAAAAATTTCAGCAAGACTATCAATTGAATTTCCCTCTCGTGAGCGATCAAGACCGCCACTATTATAATCAAGTCGCCAATGCCGGGATCCCGCGCTTAATACTGCTCGATGAAGCCAATCAGGTCGTTAAAACGGTTATTGGTGAAATGCCTAATGCCATTGACCATCTCGTGTGGTGA
- a CDS encoding DUF4870 domain-containing protein, whose product MDPQEPEVIIVQKAITRSEIKNWSMACHLSALVGFLIPLGALIGPLVVWLMKRDEMVEVAEQGRDSLNFQLTMLIAYVVSFVLVFIGIGLLLLPVVGLFSLVMIIIATVKASEGKRFIYPLSLQLIK is encoded by the coding sequence ATGGACCCGCAAGAACCCGAAGTGATCATTGTTCAAAAAGCAATTACCCGCTCAGAAATCAAAAATTGGAGCATGGCCTGTCACTTAAGTGCATTGGTTGGTTTTTTAATCCCCTTAGGTGCGTTGATTGGGCCGTTGGTAGTGTGGTTAATGAAGCGTGATGAAATGGTCGAAGTGGCAGAACAAGGACGCGATTCGCTCAATTTTCAACTAACGATGCTGATTGCTTATGTGGTGAGTTTTGTATTAGTGTTTATTGGCATTGGTCTGTTGTTGCTCCCTGTGGTTGGGCTTTTCTCACTGGTGATGATTATTATTGCCACAGTAAAAGCCAGCGAAGGAAAGCGTTTTATTTATCCGCTTAGCTTGCAGCTTATAAAATAA
- a CDS encoding YqaA family protein, translating into MAYLSLFLTAFVAATILPSASEVLLTGLVTQGYHLWGLFFAATIGNVLGSCVNWWLGREFLRFKDKKWFPLDSETLEKAQTRFKRYGTYSLLLAWVPIIGDPLTIVAGTMKVRFDLFIVLVTIGKACRYAAVIGAVVGLGQLFA; encoded by the coding sequence ATGGCCTACCTTTCACTGTTTTTAACCGCATTTGTTGCCGCAACTATTTTGCCCAGCGCGTCAGAAGTACTGCTTACAGGCTTAGTGACACAAGGTTATCACCTCTGGGGGCTTTTTTTCGCGGCCACAATAGGAAATGTATTAGGGAGTTGTGTTAACTGGTGGTTGGGGCGTGAGTTTTTACGTTTTAAAGACAAAAAGTGGTTTCCACTCGATAGTGAAACGCTTGAAAAGGCACAAACCCGCTTTAAACGCTATGGCACGTATAGTTTGTTATTGGCTTGGGTGCCAATTATTGGCGATCCGCTGACCATAGTCGCAGGGACCATGAAAGTACGATTTGATCTCTTTATTGTTTTAGTCACCATCGGAAAAGCCTGTCGCTATGCAGCGGTGATTGGCGCAGTGGTAGGGCTTGGGCAGTTATTTGCTTAG
- the folX gene encoding dihydroneopterin triphosphate 2'-epimerase — MQNAIINITNLRLRTFIGFNPEEMEKKQDVVINIEIHYPADTACELDEVDQALNYKVVTKAVIELVEHGHFLLLEKLVAEILALCHQHSSVTFAKVRVDKPHALRFADSVSLTLSWQK; from the coding sequence ATGCAAAACGCCATTATTAATATTACAAATTTGCGTCTGCGCACGTTTATTGGCTTTAACCCTGAGGAGATGGAAAAAAAGCAAGATGTAGTGATTAACATTGAAATCCACTATCCGGCAGATACCGCCTGCGAACTCGACGAAGTAGACCAAGCGCTCAATTACAAAGTCGTCACAAAAGCGGTCATTGAGTTAGTAGAGCACGGTCATTTTTTATTACTCGAAAAGCTGGTCGCAGAGATTTTAGCACTGTGCCACCAGCACAGCAGTGTGACCTTTGCGAAAGTGAGAGTCGATAAACCTCATGCATTACGCTTTGCAGATTCAGTGTCCTTGACTCTTTCTTGGCAGAAATAA
- the folE gene encoding GTP cyclohydrolase I FolE: MHDELKKSYKQIIESVGEDANREGLLDTPKRAAKAMEYLTKGYKETLNEITNNAVFTSDADDMVLIQDIELYSMCEHHLLPFVGRCHIAYIPNGKVLGLSKFARIVDMYARRFQIQEQLTHQIAKAVEEVTGAKGVGVIVEAKHMCMMMRGVEKQNSSMRTSVMLGNFRQDPKTRNEFLQLLKN; the protein is encoded by the coding sequence ATGCACGACGAACTAAAGAAAAGTTACAAGCAAATCATTGAAAGTGTTGGAGAAGACGCCAATCGAGAAGGCTTGTTAGATACGCCCAAACGCGCAGCTAAAGCCATGGAATATTTAACCAAGGGCTATAAAGAAACGCTTAACGAAATCACTAATAACGCAGTGTTTACATCTGATGCAGATGACATGGTACTCATTCAAGATATCGAGTTATATTCGATGTGTGAGCATCACTTATTACCGTTTGTTGGCCGCTGCCATATTGCGTACATTCCAAATGGTAAAGTACTTGGCTTATCGAAGTTTGCCCGTATTGTTGATATGTACGCTCGCCGCTTTCAAATTCAAGAGCAATTAACCCATCAAATTGCTAAAGCAGTCGAAGAAGTCACCGGCGCTAAAGGGGTCGGCGTGATTGTTGAAGCCAAACACATGTGCATGATGATGCGCGGTGTTGAAAAACAAAACTCAAGTATGCGTACTTCTGTGATGCTGGGTAACTTTAGACAAGATCCCAAAACACGCAATGAGTTTCTACAATTGCTGAAAAACTAA
- the folM gene encoding dihydromonapterin reductase, producing the protein MQSPILITGAGQRIGLALAKSLLANKQPLIVTYRTRHNSIDELEAAGVKCIEADFTSDEAIADFITQLKRTTSSLRAIIHNASSWDCEGNNPDFAQLFDNMMRIHAKVPYLINLACAELLQNTASEHSDIIHLTDYVVEKGSPKHIAYAASKAALDNLTKSFAAQLAPKVKVNSIAPSLIIFNEHDSAQYREKTLKKSILGLEPGSQEIVNTVALLLNSHYITGRTLPVDGGRHLK; encoded by the coding sequence ATGCAATCACCAATTTTAATTACAGGGGCGGGCCAGCGCATTGGTTTAGCCCTAGCAAAATCGCTACTGGCTAACAAACAACCATTAATTGTGACCTACCGCACCAGGCACAACAGCATCGATGAACTTGAAGCTGCAGGGGTCAAGTGTATTGAAGCGGATTTTACTTCAGATGAAGCCATTGCTGACTTTATCACCCAATTAAAACGCACCACTTCATCACTGAGAGCCATTATTCACAATGCATCGAGTTGGGATTGCGAAGGCAACAATCCTGACTTCGCGCAACTTTTTGATAATATGATGCGTATTCACGCTAAAGTGCCGTACTTAATCAACTTAGCCTGCGCCGAGTTATTACAAAATACCGCGAGTGAACACAGTGACATCATTCACTTAACTGATTACGTTGTTGAAAAAGGTAGCCCAAAGCACATTGCTTATGCTGCAAGTAAAGCGGCACTGGATAACTTAACCAAATCATTTGCCGCTCAATTAGCGCCAAAAGTGAAAGTGAACTCAATTGCACCTTCATTAATTATTTTTAATGAACACGATAGTGCGCAGTACCGAGAAAAAACCTTAAAAAAGTCGATTTTAGGCCTCGAACCTGGCAGCCAAGAAATCGTCAATACCGTGGCCTTATTACTCAATAGCCATTACATCACAGGCCGAACATTACCTGTCGATGGCGGCCGCCATCTTAAATAA
- a CDS encoding sulfite exporter TauE/SafE family protein, with product MLKVFNQKLNAKMIPLTFTLLVYGGWLLSQGPSAAFANFLAQISVALTMLVGSFVAGGTALGGGAVAFPVMTKLLAIEPATAKVFSLAIQSFGMTAAALTIIFCSIRYYSDVVWRALLGAVPGVLIGLMFIAEHLPRLTTKTVFSLFLLLFALTLLRLHFTHKGYKESSQLVKPYLITVVGFFGGIASGLVGSGADIMVFALMVLFYKKELKAATATSVLIMAVTSIIGSVCNAFYLDSITPEVTAYLLAAIPVVVVGAPLGAYVCARVKSGTLLSFLLLLIVLEVGFTALEWIK from the coding sequence GTGTTAAAAGTATTTAATCAAAAGCTGAATGCTAAGATGATTCCCCTGACGTTTACCTTACTGGTGTATGGCGGTTGGTTGTTATCGCAAGGGCCGTCAGCGGCGTTCGCTAATTTCCTTGCGCAAATCAGTGTAGCTTTAACTATGTTAGTGGGCTCTTTTGTCGCAGGTGGCACAGCATTAGGTGGTGGAGCGGTTGCGTTTCCTGTGATGACCAAGCTCCTTGCTATTGAGCCTGCAACAGCAAAAGTTTTTTCGCTAGCAATCCAGAGCTTTGGTATGACAGCTGCTGCATTAACCATTATTTTTTGCAGTATTCGCTATTATTCTGATGTTGTATGGCGAGCGTTGTTAGGTGCCGTGCCCGGTGTATTAATTGGTTTAATGTTTATTGCTGAGCATTTACCACGCTTAACAACAAAAACGGTGTTTAGTCTGTTTTTGTTGTTGTTTGCATTAACGTTACTACGATTACACTTCACTCATAAAGGTTATAAAGAATCCTCACAGCTGGTTAAGCCTTATCTAATTACTGTGGTTGGCTTTTTTGGTGGGATCGCAAGTGGCTTAGTGGGATCTGGGGCAGATATTATGGTCTTTGCTTTAATGGTCTTATTTTATAAAAAAGAACTCAAAGCTGCGACTGCAACGTCAGTGCTCATTATGGCGGTGACTTCTATTATCGGTTCGGTATGTAATGCCTTTTACCTTGATAGCATCACACCTGAAGTAACTGCGTATTTACTTGCGGCGATACCTGTTGTTGTCGTTGGCGCCCCGCTGGGCGCTTATGTGTGTGCACGTGTTAAGTCTGGGACTTTGCTGAGCTTTTTGTTGTTACTCATTGTGCTTGAGGTTGGATTTACTGCGCTTGAATGGATTAAATGA